TATTCAGCTTGATAGGTGTAGATATTACGCGCCGCAACCGAGCTATTCATGATTGTTGTGTAATTAGCAATCAATTTAAAGCCATGGTGCTGAAATAAATGATTCACTGCTAAGGCATCTACTCGACAACGAGTGTGGATAGGTTGGCGAGTAGCGGCTAAGGTGTCTTGCAGTAATTGCTTGCCAATTCCTTTGCCGCGAATATTCGCATCAACCATAAAGTTCGAAATATATAGGCCTGACGTAAGATCAAAGCGCGCCTTATCTTTAAAATGCGCGATTGGCACTAGCGACAAACTGCCTATAAGTTGCTTTGTTGAGTCATCAAAAATAACACGTACTTCGCCTTCTTCGATTTCCTTTTCCATAAGTAAGCGAATGGCTGCTTGGTCTATTTCTTCATTACGTGGCGGCGCTGAAAAGGTCGCGATGTATAGCTCAGTAAGCTGCTCAACAATATCGCGGGTTGGGGTAGAGATTATTTCAATCATGCAGATACGCTCCGTGTTTTTGGATCAGCTTGGTAACTTTCAAGTAAGTGCTCAATATTACGTTTAAACAACTCGCTGGCATGTTCTGTTAGTACCGTATTTTTCGCTATCGCATGGCCTAGATACAAGTTGTATAGCTCATACGCCGCGCACTGCGCATCAAGCTCAGGATGAAAAATACCGCTTTCTATCCCTTGCACAATTTTATGCTTAATATAGCTAAATAATCGGTTATGTTGCTCGGTAACTTTGGTATGAATAGGACTGTCTGTATGGCAATTAAACTCAACCAACGCTTTGATAAACGGACAAGTTGAATGTGGCTCATTAAATAGTTCACGAGTCCAGTCGGCCCAAATAGAAAAGAGCATTTTGAGTTGTACTAGGGGGTCATGGTGTCGTGCCGGTGCGACGACATGCAGCATAAATTGATCTTCACAGTAATCGAGGATCGCCAACTGCATATCTTCTTTACTGTCAAAATGCGAGATAAGCCCGCTGCGAGACAAGCCACAAAGCTTTGCCATAGAACCAATAGTGACTTCTATCAAGCCATATTGGCTACTAAAGCGCATACCTTGCTCTAAAATGGTTTGTCTCGTTCTCTCGCCTTTATTCATCACTTATGCAGTTATTCTTTGAGTAATACGTTGAATAACGCCAGTATCGCCTAAAATGCGGCGATGTCCAAGGCCTGAGGTTTGGATTAAACGCTCAGGAGTGGCAGCGATAAGCGACGCTACGTGTTCAAATGGCGCAAATCGGTCCTCGGTATCGTGAATAAATGTCGGCTCAAACTTAAGTACACCGTCGTGGAATCTATCTCGGATCAAATGCCAATGCGTGCCATACCTTGTGGTGATAGCACCTAACACTTGGTGCAGCATTTTTTCAGAAATGCCCGCTCGCGCAACGCGCTCAAACATCAGCTCAAAAAACTGCACGGGAGTTGCAACATTAATAACCACGCGATTTTCTAGGCGATAATCCGGTAAGTTCATCAGCGCCACAGCACCCATAGAATGCCCTACCAAAGCCACAATATCATGGCGATCGGCTTCTAGCTTCTCAATCAGGGTATCCAGTGCTTCAACAAAAGCCAGCAAATGGGCTTGCTTGCCATGAGATTGTCCATGACCAACATGATCAATCGCCACCACACAAAACCCTGCCGCAACGAGTTCAGGGATCAAATTATCAAAGCAACTACTGTTATCGGCCCAACCATGACTTAATACGACGGTCTTCGGGCCAAGGCCAAACACGTTTACATGAACGCGACCAAGTGAGGTAAGAATATTGAACTCACCATTGGGTTTTTTATTTTTAAACTGATACTGACGCTTACCATGCGGACTCATCAGTAGTACCTGGCCTAACCTCGCAGTAATAGGTGGCGCAAGCGTGCACATAAGCCCTGTGACA
The sequence above is a segment of the Pseudoalteromonas piscicida genome. Coding sequences within it:
- a CDS encoding GNAT family N-acetyltransferase; this translates as MIEIISTPTRDIVEQLTELYIATFSAPPRNEEIDQAAIRLLMEKEIEEGEVRVIFDDSTKQLIGSLSLVPIAHFKDKARFDLTSGLYISNFMVDANIRGKGIGKQLLQDTLAATRQPIHTRCRVDALAVNHLFQHHGFKLIANYTTIMNSSVAARNIYTYQAE
- a CDS encoding TetR/AcrR family transcriptional regulator; protein product: MNKGERTRQTILEQGMRFSSQYGLIEVTIGSMAKLCGLSRSGLISHFDSKEDMQLAILDYCEDQFMLHVVAPARHHDPLVQLKMLFSIWADWTRELFNEPHSTCPFIKALVEFNCHTDSPIHTKVTEQHNRLFSYIKHKIVQGIESGIFHPELDAQCAAYELYNLYLGHAIAKNTVLTEHASELFKRNIEHLLESYQADPKTRSVSA
- a CDS encoding alpha/beta fold hydrolase, which produces MKFSYFNDKDGSLITKISRGVTGLMCTLAPPITARLGQVLLMSPHGKRQYQFKNKKPNGEFNILTSLGRVHVNVFGLGPKTVVLSHGWADNSSCFDNLIPELVAAGFCVVAIDHVGHGQSHGKQAHLLAFVEALDTLIEKLEADRHDIVALVGHSMGAVALMNLPDYRLENRVVINVATPVQFFELMFERVARAGISEKMLHQVLGAITTRYGTHWHLIRDRFHDGVLKFEPTFIHDTEDRFAPFEHVASLIAATPERLIQTSGLGHRRILGDTGVIQRITQRITA